Genomic DNA from Gimesia aquarii:
GCAATGTTTGTAGCAGCCCCAAAGGAACCGTTGCCATCGTTCAAAAGGACTGAGATGTTAGCCGAACCGAGATTGGCGACAATGGCATCCAGGTCACCATCTCCATCCAGGTCGCTAAGTACCACATCCAATGGTTGGGAACCTGCACCAAAACTGGTGGCTGCAGCAAACGTCCCGTTTCCGTTATTCAGTAAGACCGACATGTCATTGGAGAAGCGGTTTGCTACCACCAGATCCAGGTCTCCATCCCCATCGAGGTCACCGGCCCGCACACTGCGGGGGCGGTTGCCTGCGCCGACATTCACGGCGGGGGCAAATACTCCAGAGCCATCGTTGAAGAAGAGCGAAACATTTCCTGACAAGCGGTTGGTGGCAGCTAGATCCAGATCACCATCTCCGTCCAGGTCAGCTGCGATGACCGTTCCCGGTTCATTGTTCGCCGTCAGGTCGACACGGGAACCAAAGGCCGCATTTCCATCATTGAACAGGACAGAAATAAATGTTGTGCCGCTATTGGCGACTGCCAGATCCAGGTCACCGTCTCCATCCAGATCAGCGAGCGAGACATCCTGCGGGCTGGCACCGACTGCAACGGTACCAGCGGAAACATACGCTCCCGTACCATCGTTCAGCAGAATCGAAACATTGTTTGAGAAGCGGTTAGCGATGGCCAGATCGGCGTCTCCATCTCCGTCGAGATCACCGGCCCGCAGCAGGTGTGGATCATCGCCGATGGCAAACGATTGTTGAGTTACAAACAGATCAGAAGGTGCAATAGGAAGATCTCCACTTTGGAGGTTGTCATTTCCATTCCCCCCATTGATCAGATCCTGACCTCCACCACCGTTAATCGTATCGTTTCCATTACCACCGTTAATTTCTTCATCGAATTCGCTGCCGGTGATGACATCGTTGCCGTTTCCTCCATTTATGACGACTGTGGAAAGATTAATATAATCCACTGATGTCACTGCCGACAAATCAATGTCATTACCGTCATTTCCGCCAATGACATTGATTGTTGCTACATCGGCTGCCTGAATTGATCCAGTAATGATTTGTCCATTGACGGTAACTTGTCCCACGCCATCCGCGCCGATGTTGATTGAGTCTGCTCCCTCACCTGTCACTGTTAGCTCACCCGTTATGTTATTAAATAGGGAAACGACCGTAAGCATGAGGCGTGATTCAAGTACTTCCGTTGCTGGAATCAGATTGATTTCCGAGTGGTGTTTCATTCGGGCTCGTTTTGGACGTGAGTTTACTTTCAAGATCTGGTTGAGAGTCTGAATTAAATGATGCATGGTCGGTCTCCATGTGAAAGGCTTGCCAAAGAAGAGAGAGTGAAAAGAATGTTGTCCCACAACGTTTCGCCGGTTAAAAAGATTGTCAGTCCCACTCAAAAAATTGAGTGAGAGTCAGTACTTCCTCGTTTCAGACAACTCATGAGGTCAGCACTTCTTCGGCGATTCCACAGATGCTCGAAGTCGCCTCGTTTGGCGTACCGTGTATGAGTTTTGTCTGTCAGAAAAACTCCCCGGTGCCTTCGAGGCGTTATCAATGTTGGTTGATTATAGTACACTATATTTTTGGATACAAGGCTACAGTGAGCGATAAACCTCCAGCAGCGGTCTGCTCTTTTTTAAAAGCAATGATTTGAGAAAAGTCTTTGATAAGTCTGTTTTCAAAACATCGAAAAACACCTTTATTTATAAATTAATCTTGCATTGACGAATTCTTTCGTTTAAATTGACGAAAGAATTCGTTTTTGTGTTTTTGGAGGAGTTGGAAACATGGCAAGACCCAGTTCATCCCAGCCAACGGAAGTGGAACTGCAGATACTGAATGTGCTTTGGGAAGACGGCCCGTTAAGTGTGCGAGATGTTCACGAGACGCTTTTAGAGAAACGGGAAACCGGCTATTCCACAACCTTGAAGATGATGCAGGTTATGCTGGAAAAAGGTCTCCTGGTTCGTGATGAGTCGGTTCGTCCGCAGCTTTACCAACCAGCACAAGCCAGAGAGGAAACGCAGTTGCAGATGCTCGATGGGTTCGCGCAACGCGTTTTTCAAGGGTCAGCAATGCGTCTTGTGATGCGAATGGTCTCATCGGGGCGGTTGTCTGTTGAGGAACTCGAAGAAATTCAGAGGCTTTCCCAGGATTCGGAAGGAGGCCAGAAATGATCAACGAATTGATTTCAACCGATTTGGTATGGCGATTGGGGTGGACCTTATTGCACTCTGTGTGGCAGATTCTGTTGATCGGGATTCTTGTTGCAATCGGATTCTTAATAGCGCGCAAATCTGTAACGGCTCGTTATTGGGTTGCCTGTTGTGGTTTGGCTTTGATGTACATTCCGCTGGTGGTGACGTTTGCTTTGATCGCTCCACCAGTTTCACAGGAATCCCAGGCTGTCTTAACAGCCAAACAGACTTCATCTGATCAGCCACAGCAATTCGTTCACAAATATGCTTCACAATCTATACCCGGAAATTCGACTTTGAGGCAATACGATCATGTCTCAAATAATCTCAGTGGAAGCGAACCGGAAAATGAAAGTCAGATCACAGTGCAAGCATTCAATGTTTCTACAATTTTTTCCTGGCTATCTTGGTTAGTTGGTAGTTGGTGCATGGGAGTCGCAGTCTTAGCCGTCTGGAATGGAGGCGGCTGGATTGTCGTTCATAAATTGCGTTCTCACGGGACGGCACCCGTTGACGAGTCTCTCCGTTTAAGGATGGAGAGGCTATCCCGGCGTCTGCGAGTGAACCGTCCCGTTGTTTTGGTTAAATCGATGTTAGTTGAAGTGCCGATGGTCATTGGTTGGCTACGTCCGATGATCTTGATGCCTGCGAGTTTGCTGGTGAATCTATCACCAGACCAGTTAGATGCGATTTTGGCACATGAGTTGGCACATATCCGTCGACATGATTACCTGGTGAATTTATTTCAGTTATTGACTGAATCATTGTTATTTTATCATCCTGTCACCTGGATACTATCAAGACAAATTCGTATCGAACGTGAATTCTGTTGTGACGATGCTGCAATAGCCGCATGTAATGATAAATCAGTGTTAGTGCAGGCCCTGGCAAAAGTGGAATCGAGTCGACCGATTCCGGCGCACGCTTTGTCGCTCTTTGGACGAGAAACCAGCATGTCGCTTCAGCGGGCGCGACGCATCATGGGTAGATCCCACAATGTTCCTCATACAGGAATTGTGGGTATCTGCGCACTTCTGTTCGCGGTGATTGTGGGATTCGGCGTTGCCGATTCGATGCGCCAGGCGGCGGCGACTGATAACACGGGAAGTGCTCAAGTCAGAATCCAACGTCAAGCATCGACGCCTAACCAGCAAGTGGAACAAAATCCGGCACCATCAGCAGGGAAGGCAGGCAAATTCAATCCTGCAGAAGCCGGCATTGATGTGAAACGTTTCCGAGTCGACATCGCGTACGAAGGACCATCCGATAAACCTTTTTATGATTTTTCACTGAGCAGCTATCCGTTCAGCGAGGAACGGAATCCAATGTGGCTGACCCATGAAGTCGACCAAACAAATCACGAAATGCTTGAACAAATCGTAGCGTGGCTCACGAATTCTGGATCCTTATTACACGAAAAAAATAGTTCACTAATACAAGCAGCAGGAACACAGCGGTATATGATGCGCGTCACGTCTGGTGATAAAACATTGATAATGAATCTAGGCTGGGACCTGGGAATGTTGCTACGATTGGACAGCCTGCGAAAGGTCCTTGCTGAGGGAGATGCACAAGCAAAGACACCACTTGATCCCCTTCTGAATCGTCTGTCAGGCTATCGTCGTCAATGGACCGAAGGTCGCGTTGTCAACGATATCAAGACTCAACTCACTGCGTCAAAAAAATCATTTCAAGCGGGAAGGCCGATCAAAGTGAAGCTGAAAGTCGAGAACACCGGAGATCAGACTCGAAAAGTCGGAACGATCCTCGGCGATCAAGGTGAGGTTAAAAGTGCTGTGAAACAGATCGAATTTAAAATCTTTAACAGTTACGGACAGCGTATCCCGTTTCTGGCAGGAACGTCACAGTTCCTTGAACATCAAATGTCCCTCGAACCGGGACAGGCAGCAACATTTGAATTTGATCTGGCGAAAGCCCATTACCTGAGACAACCGGGACAGTATACTGCGGTGTACGAATCGTGGAATCAGCTTGATTCGAACAGTTTTGAATTTGCTGTCACGCCGAGTCCGCTTCATGAAGCAGACCTCGTAGGTCAATTGCTTCCGCTCTTACATGATGAATGGTATATGATCGCAAATCCTAACTTCAAAGGTAAAGTTCGCCCCGGAATCAATTTTGAAGAGGTCGATGGTTTTCCGATGCGTTTCCAAAATGTTCCAAGGCATGGGAACATCGGTGATATGAGTACGGTCTGGCTCTGGTTTACTAAGGAAATGGCCAGTCTGGGAGCTCAGGTTCCGGAGAGTCGGTATCCTCCTTCGAGTCAGTATCTTGGCAAAACAGGACAATGGTACTTCTATGCGTTTGCAGATGAGAAATCACTGAAACGATGGCCGACTGTTCTGGAAGATGTGAAACAGAAATTCATCAAATCGCAGGTTAATGCCAGGAGTAGTGGAGAATCTACAAAACAGGCTAAACAAGTCAGGCAAACATTTATCAAACCAGGTGACGATATTGTAGTGTCTGAGAAATCAGTTCGTGCCGATGCTCTGGATGGAACATGGTGGTTGCTTTCGACGCAGCTCGATAGAAAAGCAGAGTCATTCGAACAGGGAGAAATGAACGTTTCGTTCCACAAGGAAGTGTTCTCTGTGAGTAATGAATCAAATCCCTCACGTTCGGCTAAACGGCGATTTCAACTGCTTCCCGATCAGCGCATTGACTTCTTTGATGAGCGAGACGGAAAACCAGAGCGAGCACTCGGACGCTATCAACTTGCGGGAGACCGTTTGTGGATCGCCGTTAATGATGACACAGAAGAGGTCAATCCGATTGCTCCTTCCGAAGCAGTCAATCTTGCTATTGAAAAAGGAGTGCGTTACTTAGTGCTTCAGAGAAAGCAGTCTAAGGTTGATACGGTGGCGGCAAAAGAGCCAAATAAGAAAAATACGCGTAAAAATCCTGGCCTGATTGGTCATATATATGCCATAGACCGTGATGGGAGCAACCTGGAATTACTCGCAGATGAAACATTGCTTGACGGGTATACGTTTCTGGGAGGATCTGCCTGGTCTCATGATGAAAAATGGATTGCCTGTGGTGCCACTCCCTATCCCGGACGTGACTATTCAAAGTCTCACCTTGTCAAATTTTGCATCAATGGTCCGGATGAAGGGAAGAAAGTGGACCTTGGCTGTGGTCTCTCGCCATCCTGGTCACCCGATGACAAGCAGATTTCGTTCCTCATCAACGGCAATAACCCAATCGGAGCAAAAGCAGGTTTGTGGGTTATGGATGCAGACGGAAAGAATCGTCGACGTCTTGGTTATGCCGTTCACGGGCAGTGGTCTCCAGATGGTGAATCGATTCTGGCGGTCAGTAGCCATATGAGTCCTCGTAAATTTCTGCTGTTCGATGTGAAGACGGGAAAGCGCAAGGAAATCCTAACCAATTATTCTGGTGTTAGTCTGCCTACCTGGGCGCCGAACAAAAAACAATTTGCAGCATCTGTTAAGGATGGAAATGATCGGGTGCTGGGGATTTTCGATCCAGTAGAAGCGCCCGAGTCTTACACGGAGCTTTGGCGAAATCCATGGGGAGGTGGCGATGGTAAAACCTGGTTCGACGAAACCTGGCCTGACTGGTCACCTGATGGAGCAACGATTGCGCTTACGTTAAATGGTTCATCAATACAATTGATCAATACGACTAAGGGCTCCGCTGTTAAACAACTTTATGTGGCACCTGAGGATACCGAGGTCTTCTTTGTTGCCTGGTCACCCGACAGCAAACGACTCTCGTTTACCCTGCTTGGACCGGGTTTGCTGGAACTTGAGAAAGAAAAGTAACAAAAAAGTGATGATCTCTGAAAAATGGTGAGCAAGAAACAGCCGTTTGTTAAGAAAGAAAATCGAAAAGCCTTGGTAAATCATGCAGTTCTTTTCGACCATGTTATATATCATTAATCACACAATGGAATAGTCTCAGTGAGCCAAGAGTCTGTTAACCAAAGCTGTCCCTTATGTTTTACTGAAAAAAGGAGCCCTTTCCATCAGGACCGTCGCGAGTATTTTTACTGCCCGACTTGCCACTTGGTTTTTGTGCCGCCCAAATATTTTTTGTCTCCCAAAGAAGAACAGGCACAATACAATCATCACGAAAACTCTGTCGATGATCCTCGCTACCGTAGTTTTCTGGGACGACTTTTTACTCCCTTGTCAGAACGCATAGTACCCGGCAGTAACGGCCTCGATTTTGGTTCGGGTCCGGGGCCAACGCTCTCTGTGATGTTTGAAGAGGCTGGACATAAAATGGCGATTTATGATCCCTTCTATGCCCCCGACCTCTCACCGTTACAACAGCAGTATGATTTTATAACAGCCTCTGAGGTCGTAGAGCATTTACATCAGCCACGACAGGAATTGGATCGGCTTTGGTCTTGTTTAAAACAAAATGGTTTTTTGGGAGTTAT
This window encodes:
- a CDS encoding M56 family metallopeptidase; the protein is MINELISTDLVWRLGWTLLHSVWQILLIGILVAIGFLIARKSVTARYWVACCGLALMYIPLVVTFALIAPPVSQESQAVLTAKQTSSDQPQQFVHKYASQSIPGNSTLRQYDHVSNNLSGSEPENESQITVQAFNVSTIFSWLSWLVGSWCMGVAVLAVWNGGGWIVVHKLRSHGTAPVDESLRLRMERLSRRLRVNRPVVLVKSMLVEVPMVIGWLRPMILMPASLLVNLSPDQLDAILAHELAHIRRHDYLVNLFQLLTESLLFYHPVTWILSRQIRIEREFCCDDAAIAACNDKSVLVQALAKVESSRPIPAHALSLFGRETSMSLQRARRIMGRSHNVPHTGIVGICALLFAVIVGFGVADSMRQAAATDNTGSAQVRIQRQASTPNQQVEQNPAPSAGKAGKFNPAEAGIDVKRFRVDIAYEGPSDKPFYDFSLSSYPFSEERNPMWLTHEVDQTNHEMLEQIVAWLTNSGSLLHEKNSSLIQAAGTQRYMMRVTSGDKTLIMNLGWDLGMLLRLDSLRKVLAEGDAQAKTPLDPLLNRLSGYRRQWTEGRVVNDIKTQLTASKKSFQAGRPIKVKLKVENTGDQTRKVGTILGDQGEVKSAVKQIEFKIFNSYGQRIPFLAGTSQFLEHQMSLEPGQAATFEFDLAKAHYLRQPGQYTAVYESWNQLDSNSFEFAVTPSPLHEADLVGQLLPLLHDEWYMIANPNFKGKVRPGINFEEVDGFPMRFQNVPRHGNIGDMSTVWLWFTKEMASLGAQVPESRYPPSSQYLGKTGQWYFYAFADEKSLKRWPTVLEDVKQKFIKSQVNARSSGESTKQAKQVRQTFIKPGDDIVVSEKSVRADALDGTWWLLSTQLDRKAESFEQGEMNVSFHKEVFSVSNESNPSRSAKRRFQLLPDQRIDFFDERDGKPERALGRYQLAGDRLWIAVNDDTEEVNPIAPSEAVNLAIEKGVRYLVLQRKQSKVDTVAAKEPNKKNTRKNPGLIGHIYAIDRDGSNLELLADETLLDGYTFLGGSAWSHDEKWIACGATPYPGRDYSKSHLVKFCINGPDEGKKVDLGCGLSPSWSPDDKQISFLINGNNPIGAKAGLWVMDADGKNRRRLGYAVHGQWSPDGESILAVSSHMSPRKFLLFDVKTGKRKEILTNYSGVSLPTWAPNKKQFAASVKDGNDRVLGIFDPVEAPESYTELWRNPWGGGDGKTWFDETWPDWSPDGATIALTLNGSSIQLINTTKGSAVKQLYVAPEDTEVFFVAWSPDSKRLSFTLLGPGLLELEKEK
- a CDS encoding BlaI/MecI/CopY family transcriptional regulator, which translates into the protein MARPSSSQPTEVELQILNVLWEDGPLSVRDVHETLLEKRETGYSTTLKMMQVMLEKGLLVRDESVRPQLYQPAQAREETQLQMLDGFAQRVFQGSAMRLVMRMVSSGRLSVEELEEIQRLSQDSEGGQK
- a CDS encoding class I SAM-dependent methyltransferase is translated as MSQESVNQSCPLCFTEKRSPFHQDRREYFYCPTCHLVFVPPKYFLSPKEEQAQYNHHENSVDDPRYRSFLGRLFTPLSERIVPGSNGLDFGSGPGPTLSVMFEEAGHKMAIYDPFYAPDLSPLQQQYDFITASEVVEHLHQPRQELDRLWSCLKQNGFLGVMTKRVINRQAFSSWHYKNDPTHVCFFSLETFQWLANRWSATLTVSGDDVVLFQKSNSSDSD